Sequence from the Puniceicoccaceae bacterium genome:
GATGATGAGGTATCGGCCCTTGAGCCGCACTTCAGAGACCTCGACCGGGGCTGTTTCGGGGTCGGGGTCGGTGATGGGAATGGAAATGGCAAAACAGGAACCCTCTCCCCTTTCACTGCGAACTGAGATGGAACCTCCGATTTGCTTCAAGGTGTGCTGGACAAGTGACAGGCCAATCCCTGCTCCCTTTTCCCCGGAAATGAGCGGTAGATGCCCGCCTTGCTGATAGGGCTCAAAGATTCGGTCAAGATCTTCTGCTGCGATCCCGATGCCCGTGTCAGAGACCGAAAAGCGCAGCTCACCCTGGGACTTGAGCATCGCGACCCGGATGCTTCCTCCTTCTGGTGTGTATTTGACGGCATTGCCCACCAGATTGACCAGCATCATCTCAATGGCTTCCTGGGAGGCGATGACAAAAGGGCGAAGTTCGTAGCGGTAATCCCCTATAAAGTGGAGTTGTCTGGACTCAAAATCGCCGGAGAACATGCTGTGCACGGAGTCGATCAGTTCATTTGGATCCATGATGCGCGGGGTAAAGCGTATGCCTCCGGACTCGAATTTGGAGAAATCGAGCACATTGCTCAGGAAGCGGTAGAGGTACAGACTTGGCCGCCGCAGGCGCTCCAGTGTGGGGCCATCGAGCACATCACCTGGCTTGAGGTTTTGGGCAAGACCGAGCAGACCGTTGAGCGGGTTGCGGATTTCATGACTGACGTTGGAGACAAAGATGGATTTTGCATGATTGGCTCTGATCAGGTCTTCGGTTTGCTGATCCACTTTCTCCTGCAATTTTCGCGCCTGGGAGCGCAACCGACGGGTCTGCCAGTGGGCGACACCGATGATGCAGAGCACGAGGACGACGAGGGCAACCGTGATCGCTCCGTTGCTGAGATACCAGGGTGGCACTACCCGAATCTCCTGTCGCACGACGGGGGATGGATTTCCGTAGGGATCGACACTGTATCCTTCAAAGGTTTGGGTGCCGCGAAGAATGCCGTAGAATTCAAAGGTTCCGGTCGTGTTGCTGAGCCATTCCGTTTTGCCCAGCAATCGACCGTAGTATTGCAGTGGAGTTTCCAGCGTGCTCGCAGGATTGTGCAGCTGCAGAACCATTGGGCGTTCTTCTCGGGCATGGTAAAGACCGCTGAAGGGGGATGGATCGCTTTGTGCAAAATGGGAAATCGGCCTGACTAACAGGGGTGGAGGAGGGGGATTGACACTTGTTGGGTAGGAGCTGAGATCCATGAGTTCGATCATGGATTGTGAAAGAATCGCGACCAAAGGGGTTTCAAAATCCTCGAGAAATTTGGCGCTCCGGATGAAACCTGTGGGTGAGTTTAAAGGGACCCACCTGTGCTCCCATTGAAAATCAGAGGTGTTGGGATCTGCGATAAACGCTCCCACTTTGGCGCCATTGCGAGAGGTGTGACGCTGGATCAGCAAGATGCGTTTTGCCTCATTGCAGCACTGTGGGATCTCCCAGCGCCAGCCGGGTTCGAGGGGAAGGGGAAGTGGATGAAAACGGTCAGCGTGCCACTCCAGAATAGCGTCGGGACGCTGCAGAAAGAGTCGACCCCCGTGCGTGAAGACGCGCTGCAGTATTCGCAGTGACGAATCCACGGCAGCACCGTCATGGGTATTGGATTTGTAGAGTACGTCGTTGGTCTCCAGGTGAAAACTCAGGACCTCCCCAAACAGGGTAGTGACCCAGAGCTGTCCCTCATGTTCGACCATGGATACAATCTCCCGTGGAAAGTGGACTTCCCGAACGATTTCAAAATCCGCGTTGAGCAATAATGCTCCCGTATCGCGTGACACCCAAAAATGATCATTTTGCTCCGCAAAAGCAAAGACCCGGTAAGATCCGTCAGAGCGGTGAATCTGGTATTGTTCTCCGTCGAAACTGCCCAGTTCAATCCACGAGGAGACCAGCAGCCGGTCATTCCAGTGCCAGAGACTTGCGGTTTCAAAGTCGGGACTGGGATCCCCCAGCAGCTTCAATGCACCCGCTTCCGGATGCCAACTTTTCAGTCCCTCATTGCTCGACGTAAAGAGGCGACCGTCAAAGTGGGTCATGTCCCAGAGTCCGGAGATTGCATAACCTGTTGTGACTTCAAGCGGTTGAATGCCGGATGTGAGATCGGTGCGCAGGATGGCATTGCCAGTCAACATCCACAAGTCGTCGCCCCCAAAGTTCGTGTGAAAGCGAATGTTGGCCCTCGTGAGCGGCTGATGAAAGAAGTGCGTGAAGTAACCTTCACAGTTTCCGGAGCGGTCAATGCGAAGCACGCCCTGCAAGGTGAAAACGTAGAGGCAGGAATCGGTCATGACATGGCTTGCCCCTCTCAGTTGCATCAGGGGATCCTTGATCGTTTCAACCTGTGATCCATTTTCGAATACGGAGAGGTGGTGAACATTGAGGAAGTAGGAACGGCCCTGGTGCTTCCATCCCACAAAGGCCTGATGTTCATGCGTCCAGTCCACCTCGTGAACAAACGCATCCCCTTGCCACACCCGAACATGCTCGCGCCCTCCCAGATACAGCTTGCCGTCCCACATCCATCGGTAGGCCTCAAACATGCCTTCGAACACTGTTGTTTTGCGCTCCCCGGTTGTACGG
This genomic interval carries:
- a CDS encoding hybrid sensor histidine kinase/response regulator; this encodes MHLQAQQHPNSQSAQQPLMRCLLSLCFLLTTLQLTASARIFPSSLQEVYPLRDFGIHEPQSIGQLPDGRIVTVTDSGKLFVFTGTGWQLLPKQLPVGSMKVFTDSQNTLWVGGLGFFGYVDAEFQFHDVSRQLFSDHLESTLSVLWFYETGDWLHFANNKTLFHFNRTTGERKTTVFEGMFEAYRWMWDGKLYLGGREHVRVWQGDAFVHEVDWTHEHQAFVGWKHQGRSYFLNVHHLSVFENGSQVETIKDPLMQLRGASHVMTDSCLYVFTLQGVLRIDRSGNCEGYFTHFFHQPLTRANIRFHTNFGGDDLWMLTGNAILRTDLTSGIQPLEVTTGYAISGLWDMTHFDGRLFTSSNEGLKSWHPEAGALKLLGDPSPDFETASLWHWNDRLLVSSWIELGSFDGEQYQIHRSDGSYRVFAFAEQNDHFWVSRDTGALLLNADFEIVREVHFPREIVSMVEHEGQLWVTTLFGEVLSFHLETNDVLYKSNTHDGAAVDSSLRILQRVFTHGGRLFLQRPDAILEWHADRFHPLPLPLEPGWRWEIPQCCNEAKRILLIQRHTSRNGAKVGAFIADPNTSDFQWEHRWVPLNSPTGFIRSAKFLEDFETPLVAILSQSMIELMDLSSYPTSVNPPPPPLLVRPISHFAQSDPSPFSGLYHAREERPMVLQLHNPASTLETPLQYYGRLLGKTEWLSNTTGTFEFYGILRGTQTFEGYSVDPYGNPSPVVRQEIRVVPPWYLSNGAITVALVVLVLCIIGVAHWQTRRLRSQARKLQEKVDQQTEDLIRANHAKSIFVSNVSHEIRNPLNGLLGLAQNLKPGDVLDGPTLERLRRPSLYLYRFLSNVLDFSKFESGGIRFTPRIMDPNELIDSVHSMFSGDFESRQLHFIGDYRYELRPFVIASQEAIEMMLVNLVGNAVKYTPEGGSIRVAMLKSQGELRFSVSDTGIGIAAEDLDRIFEPYQQGGHLPLISGEKGAGIGLSLVQHTLKQIGGSISVRSERGEGSCFAISIPITDPDPETAPVEVSEVRLKGRYLIIEDLAYNRKLFMDLLRSWGAEVAGVANAAEARQVVVSEDFDMIFMDYDLPDGNGVELTAEFRSLPSPQHTPIVGLSAYTDQEFIQSALRSGMSDYLFKPLNPQQLVECLKRLLPDHIQFTQKQTTTRQYSRTSLRRLSLASDATEQTLHMQLESFQQAFDSLVDELQQCDLGSANFHSLVHQLKGLSSYIQHRNSLAYWQHLMDLTTAGQRKELMDALDQLPSVVQRMHAELRELEALEHDFEQLQPAASPTQSLAQVTPPSSVGL